TAGTCAGGCCCAGTCCATAGTCGCGGTAGAGCGGTGCATATTCACGCTCTACGCGGGTGCGATGGAACATGTTGTACTGGGGCTGTTCCATTGTGGGAGGAATCAGGTGTTCACGCCGGGCGAATTCGTAGGCATAGCGGAGCTGTTCGGCGCTCCATTCGCTCGTGCCCCAGTAAAAGGCCCAGCCCCGGTCGAGCACGTAATTCATGGCCCAGACCGTTTCTTCGATTGGAGTTTCCGGATCGGGCCGGTGGCAGAAGATCAGATCCACGTAGTCAAGTTGCAGCCGCTCCAGGGCGGCCTGGGTGCCTTCGATGATATGCTTGCGGGAGAGGCCCACGTCGTTGGGGCCTGGGCCGCCCCAGAAAATTTTCGTAGAGATGACCAGGTCCGAGCGTTTCCAGCCCGAGCGCTTCAGGATGTTGCCCATGATGATTTCGGCCTTGCCATGGGCATAGACCTCGGCATTGTCGAAGAAGTTTACGCCTGCTTCGTAGGCCGCGTGCATGCATGCTTCGGCGCGTCCTTCGTCAATCTGATCGCCGAAGGTTACCCAGGCGCCGTAGGAAAGCGCTGACACTTTCAGTCCGGAGCGCCCCAGATGCCGGTATTCCATTGTTTTCTGCTGGGCTGATGAATCCACGGTCTGATTGAGCCAGTTTGCAACGGCGCTGCCACTTATGCAACCCGTTCGGTAGTTTCCGGTGCGTTTATAACAGCAAGTTCAAGAAGCGTGCGGAGCGTCTGCAGCAGGCGTTGGCGGAGGGGTTGGGCTTCCTGGTAAAACTGCGCCTGGCGTTGCCGATAGTGGCGGCGGCCTTCGGGTGTTTCGATGGGAATGGGTTCCAGGCCATAGGCGCGCAGATCGTAGGGACTGGCCTGCATATCAAGCATGCGAATGCGGTAGGCCAGCAGGAAGGCGTCGGCAATCAGATCACTGCCTACCCAGGGATAGAACTTGTAGGCCCAGCGATAGAGGTCCATGTTGGCGTGGAGGCAGCCGGGTTGCTCCAGTTCGTGGATGGTTTCGCGGGTGGGTTGAAAGCGGTTCAGGGGACGGGCCGCTTCGGTAAAAAAGCGAAACGCGTCGAAATGCGTGCAGGTGATCGGATGGGATTCCACAAGGCGCGCCAGCGCCTCGGGCTTCACGCGCAGCGGCACATGAGCATGGCGAGGACAGGCAGTGCGATAGAGCATGGCCCATTCGTGCAGGCCGTAGCAGCCCAGATGGGGGCGACGAGCGGCTGTCCGTTCCAGCAGGGTTACGACCCAGCGCAGCGATGGAATGCGGTGGGCAGGGAAGCGGGCAGGATCGACCGTAACCCCTTCTGGCGTCTCTACAAAGCCCGGTTCGCGTAGCCACCGGCGGGCTTCGTCGCCCTGCACCGCTATGCCCAGGCCGGGACGCCAGCGCAGCAGCCGGCCCGGCCGAAACGTATAGTATTCAAACAGAAAATCCATGACGGGCTGCTTCACCCCGCGACGGCGGGCGGCCAGATATGGATCGAGCACCGGACGCAGCCGCGCTTCGTGGGCAGCGGCTCGCTCTCGGGCTTCTGCCTCCGTCAGCGTCGTATGAATGGGAGGCATCTCAGATGCTTGGCAGGCGTTTCGGGGATGCGTTCGGCGTCTTTAAGCGGCATGAACTCGATTCGGATCCCGGCGTTGGCCCTAAAAAACAAGCCATCGCAACAACCATGACCCGCATACTCCGCGCACTTTTGCTTTCGACGCTGGCTACCGGGGTTTTCGCCTGGTTACTACAGCGATGGGGGCTGTGGAAAAAGCCGCGTGGTTCGAACGGCACTGCGTTGGAAATAGAAGCCGACCAGTTGCCGCCCGAAGAGCAGGAACGGCTTCTGGATGAGCTGGAGCGGATGCTATAGCATTTTGCACGCGTCGATTTCTTACTTTGCCTGAGCAGGCTACAACCGAGCGTCTGCTTTTCCGTAAACCGATCATCCTCCCAGAACCAGACCGGAGATTCAGCCATGAAGGCGTTGCAACTGCTCCTGGCCGGCATGCTTCTCTTGTTGGGCATGCAGCCGGCCGTCGGACAGACCCCCGCCGACACGTCCACGCTGCCTGTCGAGATTCCCTATAAAAAGTTTGTGCTCGATAATGGTCTGACGCTCATTGTCAGCGAAGACTACAAGGCGCCTATTGTCGCCGTGAACATCTGGTATCATGTCGGCTCGAAGAACGAAAAGCCCGGGCGCACGGGCTTTGCGCATCTGTTCGAGCACCTGATGTTCAACGGTTCGGAGCACTTCAACGATGATTGGTTTCAGGCGCTGGAACGCGTGGGCGCTACCGACCTGAATGGTACGACCAACCGTGACCGAACAAACTACTTCCAGACCGTACCGGTTAACGCGCTCGATCTGGTGCTCTGGCTGGAGTCGGACCGTATGGGCCACCTGCTCGGCGCTATTGACCAGGCGAAGCTCGACGAGCAGCGCGGCGTGGTGCAGAATGAGAAACGCCAGGGTGAAAACCAACCGTACGGCAAAGTCTGGAATATTATTGCAAAGCACACGTATCCGGAAGGGCATCCCTATTCGTGGCCGGTAATTGGATACATGGAAGACCTGGAAGCAGCCACGCTGGAGGATGTCCATGAGTGGTTCAAGACCTACTACGGCCCTAACAATGCCACCATCGTGATTGCCGGGGCCATTGATCCCCAGACGGCGCTGGAAAAGGTTAAAAAGTACTTTGGCGCGATTCCACCCGGACCGCCGTTGGCCAAGCCACGGACCTGGGTAGCCAAGCGTACCGGAGAGCAGCGCATGCGGATGGAAGACCGCGTGCCGCAGGCCCGAATCTACAAGGTATGGAACGTGCCAGAATGGGGCCATCCAGAACGGGATTATCTGGATCTGGCGGCCGATGTGCTTGCCAGCGGCAAAACGTCGCGTCTGTATCGCCGCCTTGTCTATACCGACCAAATAGCCACGGACGTCCGGGCCTTTGTTTTCACCGGGGAAATTGGCAGTCAGTTTATGATCATTGCCTCAGCCAGGCCTGGCGTGCCCCTGGCGCAGGTAGAGCAGGCGATCGATGAAGAGCTGACGCGCTTTCTGCAGGAAGGACCTACCGCCGACGAGCTGGAACGGGTGAAGGCCGATTTCATTGCGGGTTTTGTGCGCGGCGTCGAACGCATCGGGGGCTTTGGCGGCAAAAGCGACATCCTGGCGCAGTATGAGGTGTACGGTGGGGATCCCGGGCTCTACAAGGTAACGCTGCGGCGCATGCAGCAGGCTACCCCCCAGCAGGTGCTGGAGGCCGCCCGCAAGTGGCTGAGCGATGGCGTCTTTGTATTAGAAGTGCACCCTTATCCAAAACTCCAGGCAAGCGGGGAGGATGTGGACCGCTCCCAATTGCCGCCGGTCGGTCCACCCCCGGAAGTGTCTTTTCCTGAAGTCCAGCAGGCTACGCTGTCGAATGGCCTGAAGGTACTGCTTGTCGAGCGGCATGCCGTACCGGTGGTCAATTTCCAGCTCATTCTGGATGCTGGCTATGCAGCCGACCAGTTCGCTCGGCCCGGTACGGCCACGCTTGCCATGAATATGCTGGACGAGGGTACCACCAGCCGGACTGCCCTGGAGATCAGCGACG
Above is a genomic segment from Rhodothermus profundi containing:
- a CDS encoding 3-methyladenine DNA glycosylase, which gives rise to MPPIHTTLTEAEARERAAAHEARLRPVLDPYLAARRRGVKQPVMDFLFEYYTFRPGRLLRWRPGLGIAVQGDEARRWLREPGFVETPEGVTVDPARFPAHRIPSLRWVVTLLERTAARRPHLGCYGLHEWAMLYRTACPRHAHVPLRVKPEALARLVESHPITCTHFDAFRFFTEAARPLNRFQPTRETIHELEQPGCLHANMDLYRWAYKFYPWVGSDLIADAFLLAYRIRMLDMQASPYDLRAYGLEPIPIETPEGRRHYRQRQAQFYQEAQPLRQRLLQTLRTLLELAVINAPETTERVA
- a CDS encoding M16 family metallopeptidase, yielding MKALQLLLAGMLLLLGMQPAVGQTPADTSTLPVEIPYKKFVLDNGLTLIVSEDYKAPIVAVNIWYHVGSKNEKPGRTGFAHLFEHLMFNGSEHFNDDWFQALERVGATDLNGTTNRDRTNYFQTVPVNALDLVLWLESDRMGHLLGAIDQAKLDEQRGVVQNEKRQGENQPYGKVWNIIAKHTYPEGHPYSWPVIGYMEDLEAATLEDVHEWFKTYYGPNNATIVIAGAIDPQTALEKVKKYFGAIPPGPPLAKPRTWVAKRTGEQRMRMEDRVPQARIYKVWNVPEWGHPERDYLDLAADVLASGKTSRLYRRLVYTDQIATDVRAFVFTGEIGSQFMIIASARPGVPLAQVEQAIDEELTRFLQEGPTADELERVKADFIAGFVRGVERIGGFGGKSDILAQYEVYGGDPGLYKVTLRRMQQATPQQVLEAARKWLSDGVFVLEVHPYPKLQASGEDVDRSQLPPVGPPPEVSFPEVQQATLSNGLKVLLVERHAVPVVNFQLILDAGYAADQFARPGTATLAMNMLDEGTTSRTALEISDELDRLGARLGTGSDLDVSTVYFSTLRDRLDPSLELFADVVLRPAFPEADFQRLKQQQLIAIQREQVSPLQMALRVFPRLLYGEGHAYGLPLTGSGTLESVQQITRDDLVRFHQTWFKPNHATLIVVGAITMDELLPRLERLFADWKPGEVPEKNIQDVPHKEQAVVYLIDRPGSEQSIIFAGHVAPPEANPRELAIKVMNRVLGGAFTSRINMNLREDKGWSYGARTLLMSARGPRPFIVYAPVQTDKTASAMLEIKKELDGIVSGQKPITPEELDKAQRNLTLRLPGRWETANAILNDLSYVVQFGWPLDYWRTYPEAVQALTLDEVNAAAREILHPDRLVWVVVGDRSRIEAEIRQLGLGPVYLIDTEGNLLASLSE
- a CDS encoding potassium channel beta subunit family protein yields the protein MEYRHLGRSGLKVSALSYGAWVTFGDQIDEGRAEACMHAAYEAGVNFFDNAEVYAHGKAEIIMGNILKRSGWKRSDLVISTKIFWGGPGPNDVGLSRKHIIEGTQAALERLQLDYVDLIFCHRPDPETPIEETVWAMNYVLDRGWAFYWGTSEWSAEQLRYAYEFARREHLIPPTMEQPQYNMFHRTRVEREYAPLYRDYGLGLTTWSPLASGILTGKYNEGIPPGSRMSLPGYEWLRKRLESEEGRRQIEKVRQLMPIAKELDCTMAQLAIAWCLKNPNVSTVITGASRPEQVQENMEALEVAQRLTPEVMARIEAILDNKPEPEINWRER